A genome region from Variovorax paradoxus includes the following:
- the nadD gene encoding nicotinate (nicotinamide) nucleotide adenylyltransferase, which produces MLPSIPGVTPTNPHRRIGIFGGAFDPPHNAHVALATAALAQLGLDELHVIPTGQAWHKSRALTAKEDRLAMARLAFAGLQGTVVVDSREVLRDGPTYTLDTLHELQREQPGAQLVLIMGADQASALPTWHGWQDILGIAIVSVAYRALSTGDTARFDPKMLPGLPAGARFEALELPPMDTSATEIRRRAALGVDISSLVPPTVARYIDQHHLYRSA; this is translated from the coding sequence ATGCTGCCGTCGATTCCTGGCGTGACGCCGACCAACCCGCATCGCCGCATCGGCATCTTCGGCGGTGCGTTCGATCCGCCGCACAACGCCCATGTGGCGTTGGCCACCGCTGCGCTGGCGCAACTCGGCCTCGACGAACTGCACGTGATTCCCACCGGACAGGCCTGGCACAAGAGCCGGGCGCTCACGGCCAAGGAAGACCGCCTCGCGATGGCACGGCTGGCCTTCGCCGGATTGCAGGGCACCGTCGTCGTCGACAGCCGCGAGGTGCTTCGCGACGGCCCGACCTACACCCTCGATACGCTGCATGAACTGCAGCGCGAACAGCCCGGCGCGCAGCTGGTGCTGATCATGGGTGCCGACCAGGCCAGTGCCTTGCCGACCTGGCATGGCTGGCAGGATATACTCGGCATTGCTATCGTTTCTGTAGCGTATCGCGCACTATCGACGGGCGACACTGCCCGTTTTGATCCGAAAATGCTGCCCGGCCTCCCGGCTGGCGCGCGTTTCGAGGCGCTCGAATTGCCTCCTATGGACACCAGCGCCACCGAAATCCGGCGGCGTGCGGCGCTTGGCGTGGACATTTCCTCGCTGGTTCCGCCCACGGTTGCACGCTATATTGACCAACACCACCTCTACCGCTCTGCCTGA
- the rsfS gene encoding ribosome silencing factor has product MTTEAAAKKDTQKLQRAIIDGLEDVKAQDIQVFDTEHLSPLFERVIVASGTSNRQTKALAASVRDAVREAGFGKPRVEGEDNGEWIIVDCGAAVAHIMQPAIRQYYHLEEIWGDKPVRAKLGGAKPAVATSVSKDETEGKKKAAKEPTLRRSSAAKTAIRAAEQEAKAAKAPAKKTAAKKAPARKTPAARVPVKVVGKPAAKKPAAKKVAGKTAAAKKAPARRA; this is encoded by the coding sequence ATGACCACTGAAGCCGCCGCCAAGAAAGACACCCAGAAACTCCAGCGAGCCATCATCGATGGTCTCGAAGACGTCAAGGCGCAGGACATCCAGGTATTCGACACGGAGCATCTGTCTCCGCTGTTCGAGCGCGTGATCGTGGCGTCGGGCACCTCCAACCGCCAGACCAAGGCACTGGCCGCCAGCGTGCGCGACGCGGTGCGCGAAGCCGGCTTCGGCAAGCCGCGTGTCGAGGGCGAGGACAACGGCGAGTGGATCATCGTGGACTGCGGCGCTGCCGTCGCGCACATCATGCAGCCGGCCATTCGCCAGTACTACCACCTCGAGGAAATCTGGGGCGACAAGCCGGTGCGCGCCAAGCTCGGCGGTGCCAAGCCTGCGGTGGCCACCAGCGTGTCGAAGGACGAGACCGAAGGCAAGAAGAAGGCCGCCAAGGAACCGACGCTGCGCCGCTCGAGCGCCGCCAAGACCGCGATCCGCGCCGCCGAGCAGGAGGCCAAGGCCGCCAAGGCACCGGCCAAGAAGACCGCTGCCAAGAAGGCTCCGGCACGCAAGACGCCCGCGGCGCGCGTGCCGGTCAAGGTGGTCGGCAAGCCCGCCGCGAAGAAGCCTGCAGCGAAGAAGGTGGCCGGCAAGACGGCGGCTGCCAAGAAGGCGCCAGCCCGCCGCGCATGA